In Nocardioides sp. JS614, the sequence GCCGTGACCACCCGGTCGAAGGTGGCCCGGTCCAGGGCGGCGCCCTCGCGGCGTACGGCGTCGGGCGCGAGCTCGATCAGCCGGTCCAGACGCACCTCGCTGGGACGCCGCTCGCGATCCCACCCGCCGGTGCCGACGTCCATCCAGTGTCGGCCCCAACGGGCCTCGTCGGCCGCGTCCCGGTCGTGGTCCTTGCTGGTCAGCATCAGCCCGAGCAGCCGCCCCGCACGCCGGCCGACCAGCAGCACCGGGCGGTCCTTGCCCTGGCG encodes:
- a CDS encoding type II toxin-antitoxin system PemK/MazF family toxin, encoding MRSLRRLLHRARPRARTASRTSTVSYAPRADGRPDPGEVVWGWVPYEDDPRQGKDRPVLLVGRRAGRLLGLMLTSKDHDRDAADEARWGRHWMDVGTGGWDRERRPSEVRLDRLIELAPDAVRREGAALDRATFDRVVTAARRFHSLG